Proteins co-encoded in one Alcanivorax sp. genomic window:
- a CDS encoding TonB family protein, with translation MAANSPVSASDRLTFTVFLALAFHGILIFGVNFAPEKQRAAPHTLEVTLSQFRSDEEPDEADFIAQSNQQGSGDLAEKQELTTTEQADFADSKLENVQLKEKTTLQQRDRQSQLLVITTARESEQKVQAEQKEKTEQKPLKVAKQENLLDMSQQIASLQARLAEQKQAYAKRPRIRRLTSVSAKAHYEAQYIDTFRREVETMGTRNFPAKALNSNTFGAVRLLVAIQKDGALKEVRVLQSSGHKFLDQAAIQSVRMAAPFDNFTPEMRKHMDVLEIIRTWKFDSSRKVSSK, from the coding sequence ATGGCAGCCAATTCACCCGTCAGTGCTTCAGATCGCCTTACCTTTACCGTGTTTCTGGCGCTGGCCTTCCACGGCATCCTGATCTTCGGGGTCAACTTTGCCCCGGAAAAGCAGCGTGCCGCCCCGCACACCCTGGAGGTGACCCTGTCCCAGTTCCGCAGTGACGAGGAACCGGATGAGGCCGACTTTATTGCCCAGAGCAACCAGCAGGGCTCCGGGGATCTGGCTGAAAAGCAGGAACTGACCACCACCGAGCAGGCGGACTTTGCCGACAGCAAGCTGGAAAACGTCCAACTCAAGGAAAAGACCACTCTGCAGCAGCGTGACCGCCAGTCCCAGTTGCTGGTGATCACCACCGCCCGCGAGAGCGAGCAGAAGGTGCAAGCCGAACAGAAGGAAAAGACCGAGCAGAAGCCGCTCAAGGTGGCCAAGCAGGAAAATCTGCTCGACATGAGTCAGCAGATCGCCAGCCTGCAGGCGCGACTGGCCGAGCAGAAGCAGGCCTACGCCAAGCGCCCGCGTATCCGCCGCCTCACCTCGGTGTCTGCCAAGGCGCATTATGAGGCCCAGTACATCGATACCTTCCGCCGCGAAGTGGAAACCATGGGGACCCGCAACTTCCCGGCCAAGGCGTTGAACAGCAATACCTTCGGCGCCGTGCGCCTGTTGGTGGCGATCCAGAAGGATGGCGCCCTCAAGGAAGTGCGTGTGCTGCAGTCTTCCGGTCACAAGTTCCTCGACCAGGCGGCCATTCAGAGCGTGCGCATGGCTGCGCCCTTCGACAACTTTACCCCGGAAATGCGCAAGCATATGGATGTGCTGGAAATCATCCGCACCTGGAAATTCGACAGCAGCCGCAAGGTGTCGTCGAAGTAG
- the gshB gene encoding glutathione synthase: protein MSLKVGVVMDPIAKIKPWKDSTFAMMLEAQRRGWSLYYMEPADLYVRDGRSFAATRAVTVTDNNDDWYRLADAVNLDLADLDIILMRQDPPFNTEYIYATYLLEKAEREGVLVVNRPGSVRDSNEKLFATDFPQCCAPTLVTSQAGLLRDFVREFDDTVMKPLDGMGGSNIFRVRKDSPNISVVIEVLTQHGKTPIMAQRYVPEIKDGDKRILMINGEPLPYALARIPKEGELRGNLAAGGTGQGRELTDRDRWICEQVGPTLKRKGLYFVGLDVIGDYLTEINVTSPTCIRELDAIFDINIAGQMFDALLAVRDAS, encoded by the coding sequence ATGAGCCTGAAAGTCGGCGTGGTGATGGACCCCATCGCCAAGATCAAACCCTGGAAAGACAGTACTTTCGCCATGATGCTGGAAGCCCAGCGGCGCGGCTGGTCCCTCTATTACATGGAGCCTGCTGATCTCTACGTGCGCGATGGTCGCAGTTTTGCGGCCACACGGGCAGTCACTGTGACCGACAATAACGACGATTGGTACCGTCTGGCCGACGCCGTGAACCTGGATCTGGCAGATTTGGATATTATCCTGATGCGCCAGGACCCGCCCTTCAACACCGAGTACATCTACGCCACCTATCTGCTGGAGAAGGCCGAGCGGGAGGGCGTGCTGGTGGTGAATCGCCCGGGCAGTGTCCGCGACAGCAATGAAAAACTGTTTGCCACGGACTTTCCGCAGTGCTGCGCGCCTACCCTGGTCACTAGCCAGGCCGGGCTGCTGCGCGATTTTGTACGTGAGTTCGATGACACTGTCATGAAGCCGCTGGACGGCATGGGCGGCAGCAACATCTTCCGGGTGCGCAAGGATAGTCCCAACATTTCGGTGGTGATCGAGGTGCTCACCCAGCATGGCAAGACGCCCATCATGGCGCAGCGCTATGTCCCGGAGATCAAGGATGGCGACAAGCGCATCCTGATGATCAACGGCGAGCCACTGCCCTATGCGCTGGCGCGAATCCCCAAGGAGGGCGAGTTGCGTGGTAATCTGGCCGCCGGTGGTACCGGTCAGGGCCGTGAGCTGACGGACCGGGACCGCTGGATCTGCGAACAGGTCGGTCCGACCCTGAAGCGCAAGGGGCTATATTTCGTGGGCCTGGATGTGATTGGTGACTATCTCACCGAGATCAACGTGACCAGCCCCACCTGCATTCGTGAGCTGGATGCGATCTTTGATATCAACATTGCCGGGCAGATGTTCGATGCCCTGCTGGCGGTCCGGGACGCGTCCTGA
- the pilG gene encoding twitching motility response regulator PilG: MTDNFQDLKVMVIDDSKTIRRTAETLLKKAGCEVITATDGFDALAKIADTKPNIIFVDIMMPRLDGYQTCALIKNNSAFKSTPVIMLSSKDGLFDKAKGRIVGSDEYLTKPFSKDELLGAIRQHMAG; encoded by the coding sequence ATGACTGACAATTTCCAAGACCTCAAGGTGATGGTCATCGACGACTCAAAAACGATTCGTCGGACCGCAGAAACCTTGTTGAAAAAAGCAGGTTGTGAAGTGATCACCGCCACCGATGGCTTCGACGCCTTGGCCAAAATCGCCGACACCAAGCCCAATATCATCTTCGTGGACATCATGATGCCGCGACTGGATGGGTATCAAACCTGTGCGCTTATCAAGAACAACAGTGCCTTCAAGTCCACCCCGGTGATCATGCTGTCCTCCAAGGACGGCTTGTTCGACAAGGCCAAGGGACGAATCGTGGGCTCTGATGAATACCTGACCAAACCGTTCTCCAAGGACGAACTGCTCGGCGCGATTCGCCAGCACATGGCAGGTTAG
- the pilH gene encoding twitching motility response regulator PilH: MARILIVDDSPTETYKLREILEKNGHEVLEAANGADGVAMARSELPELVLMDVVMPGLNGFQATRQLTKGADTAHIPIVIVTTKDQETDRVWGKRQGAKDYLTKPVDEDLLLQTVDRMLADS; encoded by the coding sequence ATGGCTCGAATTCTGATTGTTGATGACTCTCCCACCGAAACCTACAAGTTGCGGGAGATTCTGGAAAAAAACGGCCACGAGGTACTCGAGGCCGCCAACGGTGCCGATGGCGTGGCCATGGCCCGCTCCGAACTGCCCGAACTGGTGCTCATGGACGTGGTGATGCCTGGCCTTAACGGCTTCCAGGCCACCCGCCAGCTGACCAAGGGGGCAGACACCGCGCACATTCCCATCGTGATCGTCACCACCAAGGACCAGGAAACCGACCGTGTCTGGGGCAAACGCCAGGGCGCCAAGGATTACCTGACCAAGCCAGTGGATGAAGATCTGCTCCTGCAAACCGTCGACCGCATGCTGGCCGACAGCTGA
- a CDS encoding chemotaxis protein CheW has translation MSASASAAYIKLTEYHQRCREQAKDLPMQQDAVSYWSGVGFVLDGKKYVAPLDEVSEILTVPAYTRIPGAQSWMKGIANVRGRLMTVMDLSGFLEKSSPIQEKRRRLLVLDQDDLYTGMTVDEVLGMQHFPIDEFVESLPVSDPSVTGYVRGAYRRDGEYWSVFSLSRLAEDPRFMQVARTG, from the coding sequence ATGAGCGCTAGCGCCTCCGCCGCCTACATCAAGCTTACCGAATACCATCAGCGTTGCCGGGAGCAGGCCAAAGACCTGCCCATGCAGCAGGATGCGGTCAGCTACTGGAGCGGCGTGGGCTTTGTGCTCGATGGCAAGAAATACGTAGCACCGCTGGATGAGGTTTCCGAAATCCTCACGGTGCCGGCCTATACCCGCATTCCCGGCGCACAAAGCTGGATGAAGGGTATCGCCAACGTTCGTGGCCGCCTGATGACCGTGATGGATCTCAGCGGCTTTCTGGAAAAAAGTTCACCGATTCAGGAAAAGCGCCGACGGCTGCTTGTGCTGGATCAGGACGACCTCTACACCGGCATGACCGTGGATGAGGTACTGGGGATGCAGCATTTCCCCATTGATGAATTTGTCGAATCACTGCCGGTCAGTGATCCCAGCGTCACAGGATACGTGCGCGGGGCCTATCGGCGCGACGGGGAGTACTGGTCCGTGTTCAGCCTTTCCCGGCTGGCAGAGGACCCGCGTTTCATGCAGGTAGCCCGCACCGGCTGA
- a CDS encoding methyl-accepting chemotaxis protein, which produces MKFNPGAFFEKLRGGASNSGGNSLNIALYFGLAIFIVLALVNFLLSATTANKAQENITRASEMRVVSQQIAKNSLEAAAGNADAFELLDNSRKSFQAAWDAVKDEQVSDPQVMERLNTLWKEVDQNTGTILKGEDTVLDLHEVADTLAQTIPALQAEYEGVVEILVMTGADPEQIAFAQRQSWLAERIVRSISKVLEGGDGAVIAADSFGRDASQFGRVMNGMIEGDSAMGIDQVNDPDALDYLAEIADLFDEFVNQSVDEILETAPELFQVRNAADTIFRRSQDLLQESTNLNNQFEGSTGGLFPSVWLGAICGAIAVLLFFLIMAQRNRQEAKKKDELESENQRNQAAILRLLDELGDLADGDLTVQATVTEDFTGAIADSINYSIDQLRSLVQTINNSAVQVASAAQETQSTAMHLAEASEHQAQEIAGASAAVNEMAVSIDQVSANASESAAVAERAVAIANKGAEVVQATIHGMDTIREQIQETSKRIKRLGESSQEIGDIVSLINDIADQTNILALNAAIQASMAGEAGRGFAVVADEVQRLAERSAAATKQIETLVKTIQTDTNEAVISMEATTAEVVKGARLAQDAGVALEEIENVSKTLADLIQNISNAARQQAASAGHISNTMNVIQEITSQTSAGTTATARSIGNLAEMAQEMRNSVAGFRLPEHS; this is translated from the coding sequence ATGAAGTTCAATCCGGGAGCATTTTTCGAAAAACTGCGGGGGGGTGCGAGCAACAGCGGCGGCAATTCGCTGAACATTGCACTGTATTTCGGCCTTGCCATCTTTATTGTACTGGCACTGGTCAACTTCCTGCTTTCTGCCACCACCGCAAACAAGGCCCAGGAAAACATTACCCGGGCTTCCGAGATGCGCGTAGTGTCCCAGCAGATTGCCAAGAACTCCCTGGAAGCCGCGGCGGGTAACGCCGACGCCTTCGAATTGCTGGATAACTCCCGGAAGAGCTTCCAGGCCGCCTGGGACGCCGTTAAGGATGAGCAGGTTTCCGACCCCCAGGTGATGGAGCGTCTCAACACTCTCTGGAAAGAGGTTGACCAGAACACCGGGACCATTCTGAAAGGGGAAGATACGGTTCTGGATCTGCACGAAGTGGCAGACACCCTGGCCCAGACCATTCCTGCCCTTCAGGCTGAATACGAAGGCGTTGTTGAAATCCTGGTAATGACCGGCGCCGACCCGGAACAGATTGCCTTTGCGCAGCGCCAATCCTGGCTGGCCGAGCGTATCGTGCGGTCTATCTCCAAGGTACTGGAAGGGGGCGACGGTGCGGTGATCGCGGCGGACTCCTTCGGCCGTGACGCCAGCCAGTTCGGTCGTGTGATGAACGGCATGATCGAAGGCGACAGCGCCATGGGGATTGACCAGGTGAACGACCCGGATGCCCTGGACTACCTGGCCGAGATTGCCGACCTGTTCGATGAATTCGTTAACCAATCTGTCGATGAAATCCTGGAAACCGCCCCGGAACTCTTCCAGGTGCGGAACGCGGCCGACACCATCTTCCGTCGCTCCCAGGATCTGCTGCAGGAATCCACCAACCTGAACAACCAGTTTGAAGGCTCCACCGGCGGCCTGTTCCCGTCGGTATGGCTGGGTGCCATCTGTGGCGCCATTGCGGTATTGCTGTTCTTCCTGATCATGGCCCAGCGGAACCGTCAGGAAGCGAAGAAGAAAGACGAACTGGAAAGCGAGAACCAGCGTAACCAGGCGGCGATTCTGCGTCTGCTGGATGAGCTGGGCGACCTGGCTGACGGTGACCTGACCGTACAGGCGACAGTTACCGAGGACTTCACCGGTGCCATCGCTGACTCCATCAACTACTCCATTGACCAGCTGCGCAGCCTGGTACAGACCATCAACAACTCCGCGGTACAGGTGGCATCGGCCGCCCAGGAAACCCAGTCCACGGCGATGCATCTGGCCGAGGCCTCCGAGCACCAGGCCCAGGAAATTGCCGGGGCTTCTGCAGCGGTGAACGAAATGGCGGTCTCCATTGACCAGGTATCTGCCAACGCCTCCGAATCGGCGGCGGTAGCGGAACGAGCGGTAGCCATCGCCAACAAGGGCGCCGAGGTGGTACAGGCGACCATCCACGGCATGGACACCATCCGCGAGCAGATCCAGGAAACCTCCAAGCGGATCAAGCGTCTGGGTGAATCCTCCCAGGAGATTGGTGACATCGTATCCCTGATTAACGACATTGCTGACCAAACCAACATTCTTGCTTTGAACGCCGCCATTCAGGCGTCCATGGCCGGTGAAGCCGGCCGCGGCTTCGCGGTGGTTGCGGATGAGGTACAGCGCCTGGCGGAACGTTCCGCCGCGGCAACCAAGCAGATCGAGACCCTGGTTAAGACGATTCAGACCGATACCAATGAAGCGGTAATCTCCATGGAGGCGACCACCGCTGAGGTAGTGAAAGGGGCCCGCCTGGCGCAGGACGCTGGTGTGGCACTGGAAGAAATTGAGAACGTATCCAAAACCCTGGCGGATCTGATCCAGAACATTTCCAACGCGGCGCGTCAGCAGGCGGCGTCCGCGGGTCACATTTCCAACACCATGAACGTGATCCAGGAAATTACTTCCCAGACCTCTGCCGGTACCACCGCCACTGCGCGGTCCATTGGTAACCTCGCCGAGATGGCCCAGGAAATGCGTAACTCCGTTGCCGGTTTCCGTCTGCCGGAGCATTCCTGA
- a CDS encoding CheR family methyltransferase → MGAAVTDRWSIRSTPAMDAEQFQLWQALLEDRTGMTLSDARKSFLETSLSIRMRELGFEDYEAYYEHLMVGTTESRAMEWSILVDRLTVQETSFFRHQSSYALVEEYVQRFAAEQPDGANLDVWSVGCSTGEEAYSLAMLINEQLADHDRKMFYGITATDISLPTLAKARKGEYAARRALQVDPVLREKYFIPGDNGQTVMVAPELKQQICFARLNVLDLGNAPMNNMDLIFCQNMLIYFRRWRKRQIVNRLAERLALGGLLVLGPGEVTDWQHPDLERVHFADTLAFRRCR, encoded by the coding sequence ATGGGTGCTGCCGTGACAGACCGATGGTCCATCAGAAGCACGCCCGCCATGGATGCGGAGCAATTCCAGCTATGGCAGGCGCTGCTGGAAGACCGTACCGGCATGACCCTGTCCGACGCGCGCAAGAGCTTTCTGGAAACCAGCTTGAGCATCCGCATGCGCGAGCTGGGTTTCGAGGACTACGAAGCCTATTACGAACACCTGATGGTGGGCACCACCGAATCCCGGGCCATGGAATGGTCGATTCTGGTGGATCGTCTCACCGTTCAGGAAACCAGCTTTTTTCGCCACCAGAGCTCCTATGCACTGGTGGAGGAATACGTGCAACGCTTCGCCGCAGAACAGCCCGACGGAGCCAATCTGGATGTGTGGAGTGTGGGGTGCTCTACCGGCGAGGAAGCCTATTCCCTTGCCATGCTGATCAATGAGCAACTGGCGGATCACGACCGCAAGATGTTCTACGGCATCACCGCCACCGACATCAGCTTGCCCACGCTGGCCAAGGCACGCAAAGGGGAATATGCCGCCCGCCGCGCACTTCAGGTGGATCCGGTACTGCGTGAAAAATACTTTATTCCAGGGGACAACGGGCAAACCGTGATGGTGGCGCCGGAACTGAAACAACAGATCTGTTTCGCCCGCCTCAACGTGCTCGATCTGGGCAATGCGCCCATGAACAACATGGATCTGATCTTTTGTCAGAACATGCTGATCTACTTCCGCCGCTGGCGGAAGCGCCAGATCGTGAATCGGCTGGCGGAGCGGCTGGCGCTCGGGGGACTACTGGTACTGGGCCCCGGAGAAGTCACGGACTGGCAACACCCGGATCTGGAACGGGTGCACTTTGCCGACACCCTGGCTTTCCGTCGCTGTAGATAG